In the Besnoitia besnoiti strain Bb-Ger1 chromosome XII, whole genome shotgun sequence genome, one interval contains:
- a CDS encoding hypothetical protein (encoded by transcript BESB_023070), whose protein sequence is MRSRGLFRSLFHSFVEKASSAQADSLLQTRTGSRTRLLAGVEARKKRRLLVTKHIVIPSRSKPGLATTVHITTNNRGAPDSDEVSKDFPDDYQLHVEARIQHKTGEFVDLLEETKVEKQTASVQAAAEDSPLLSEEGTGTQTANISSDPATTVRTSLSYPNLAPNPLDIIDDEAFGIARNAFYESKLEMPPPLIPANGTGFQPEPVLPEYMYPHEVRCPAGWVSWGPHCLTLVAVPTWTTCPGDKSFKKHGLRARMSVTSPGICAVTRETGVTLTCPPGYEPHFTEIPAFKEKDIAEGRTDKSNEPVGRAFTCTQLDSIPLAVSGGSLCPQGYTLSDFGTCEAKRQVGPSLTCPEGFLLGGEQTNPYAVLSQEYAKCGSVEYYRGKVWCPDGFIPLGLNIPNLPFGSSLDAFGTIDKVAAAANTGPPSPQQRSLKKGVTPVGSGSLKLEKAKALSIAEELRAFFPAPFVDVVLNNTLKELDIETEAIPGQEVSRDNLGEKAVKRAAYSEEEKEAEDVEEEDVDVEDMDDEIWIIDEAEVDSGSVPEKTSQTRSLQKKVSPRMPADTASLARDAVFARPEFATEATHDIFSSSSDMVSAVMEKSSGEAPLHGSVSPLHTPGTAVFAKTGHQVTDYHVHEDGFDISVNENGSGNGIGRRLQEPRPVSQGAYLPADMEMQLMAKIPPGGACIHLVGMFEAHCNKVECRGHIMKKIHKLVYDWLDYRLRVDIRQVDMFIPNGRDFRRTVPG, encoded by the exons ATGCGATCCAGGGGCCTGTTTCGCTCCCTTTTTCATTCTTTCGTCGAAAAGGCCTCATCCGCACAGGCCGACTCGTTGCTGCAAACAAGAACGGGATCGCGTACTCGACTACTCGCGGGCGTAGAAGCCAGGAAAAAAAGACGGCTCCTGGTCACCAAGCATATAGTAATTCCCTCCCGGTCAAAGCCAGGGCTCGCGACGACTGTTCACATTACAACAAATAATAGAGGTGCACCTGATAGCGATGAAGTCAGCAAGGACTTTCCCGACGATTATCAGCTGCATGTTGAAGCACGCATTCAACATAAAACTGGCGAGTTTGTTGATCTGCTCGAGGAAACAAAAGTGGAGAAGCAAACGGCCAGTGTTCAGGCTGCGGCAGAAGACAGCCCTCTGTTGTCAGAGGAAGGAACGGGGACGCAGACTGCAAACATCTCGTCGGACCCGGCCACTACCGTACGCACAAGTTTAAGCTACCCAAACTTGGCACCCAATCCACTGGATATAATAGACGACGAAGCGTTCGGAATCGCCCGGAACGCTTTCTACGAGTCCAAACTGGAGATGCCGCCACCGCTGATCCCAGCAAATGGAACCGGTTTCCAGCCAGAACCCGTACTGCCTGAATACATGTATCCTCATG AAGTCAGATGTCCCGCGGGATGGGTGTCTTGGGGTCCTCACTGCTTAACTCTCGTGGCGGTCCCGACATGGACGACCTGTCCTGGAGATAAATCTTTCAAGAAACATGGTCTACGCGCACGTATGAGTGTGACTTCTCCCGGGATCTGCGCTGTTACT AGAGAAACTGGAGTCACATTAACCTGCCCTCCAGGATACGAGCCTCACTTCACGGAGATCCCAGCATTCAAAGAGAAAGATATTGCGGAGGGGCGAACCGACAAGAGTAACGAACCTGTTGGACGGGCGTTTACCTGCACTCAGCTGGATTCCATCCCACTCGCC GTCAGTGGTGGCAGCCTCTGCCCTCAAGGGTACACGCTCTCGGACTTTGGCACATGCGAGGCGAAAAGACAGGTCGGCCCTTCTCTGACTTGTCCCGAGGGTTTCCTGCTCGGTGGAGAGCAAACCAACCCGTACGCAGTCCTGAGTCAAGAGTATGCCAAATGCGGGTCAGTGGAATACTACCGCGGAAAG GTTTGGTGTCCGGATGGATTTATCCCTCTGGGTCTTAATATTCCTAATTTGCCCTTCGGGAGCAGTCTGGACGCTTTCGGAACGATTGACAAGGTAGCCGCGGCGGCCAACACCGGCCCGCCGTCACCACAGCAAAGATCGCTTAAGAAAGGGGTGACGCCGGTTGGGTCAGGGTCTCTGAAGTTGGAGAAAGCGAAAGCCCTGAGCATTgccgaggagctccgcgctTTCTTTCCAGCCCCCTTCGTGGACGTAGTCCTAAACAATACGCTCAAGGAATTAGATATAGAAACAGAAGCTATCCCTGGGCAAGAGGTTAGCCGCGACAACCTGGGAGAAAAAGCAGTCAAAAGAGCAGCGtacagcgaggaggagaaagaggcggaggatgtcgaagaggaggacgttGACGTGGAGGATATGGATGATGAGATATGGATTATCGATGAGGCAGAGGTGGACTCAGGAAGTGTCCCTGAAAAGACCAGTCAAACTCGGTCACTGCAGAAAAAGGTCAGTCCAAGAATGCCTGCAGATACCGCAAGCCTGGCTCGCGATGCAGTATTTGCCCGACCCGAATTTGCGACGGAGGCCACTCATGATATCTTCAGTAGTTCGAGCGACATGGTCTCTGCCGTCATGGAAAAATCCTCTGGGGAGGCTCCACTTCATGGGTCAGTTTCTCCACTGCACACGCCTGGGACGGCTGTCTTTGCGAAAACAGGACATCAAGTGACAGATTATCATGTCCACGAAGACGGCTTTGACATCTCAGTCAACGAAAACGGCTCAGGCAATGGCATCGGAAGGAGGCTGCAAGAGCCACGGCCAGTTTCACAAGGAGCATACTTACCGGCTGATATGGAGATGCAGTTGATGGCCAAGATTCCCCCGGGAGGTGCCTGCATCCATCTCGTGGGCATGTTCGAGGCGCACTGTAACAAAGTCGAATGCCGCGGCCACATCATGAAAAAAATTCATAAGCTCGTCTACGACTGGCTCGATTACCGCCTGAGAGTGGACATAAGACAGGTCGACATGTTTATTCCCAACGGGAGGGACTTCAGGAGAACAGTCCCAGGGTAA